Genomic window (Streptomyces sp. NBC_01431):
GGGCCAGCGAGTCCTCCGCGGCGGGCAGCAGGATGCGGACGGCCACCCGGCGCGGGCCCGAGCCCTCGGCCTGTATGGCGACCAGCGGCCCCGCGAGCGCGGAGGCCAGCGTCTCACCGTTGAGGCAGTACGCGTCGATGGTCACCTCGTCCTGGCGGAAGCACTGCGCCACCCGCTCGCCGAGGAAGAGCCCCGCCGGCCGCGGCGAATGGCGGCGCGGCTCGGGCACGGGGCGCCCGGTCGCCGGCGTCGGCACAGTCGCGGGGTGGGCGACCGTCGGCGGGGTGCCCTGCTGGGCCCGCCTGATCAGGCCTTCCCGCTCCAGGAGTTCAACGGCGCCGCGGACCGCGCCGCGCGGCACGGCGAACCGCCTGCCGAGTTCCGCCTGGGTCGGGATCCGCTCGCCGACGCGTAATTCCCCGCCGGAGATGAGAGCGCGGAGGCCGTCCGCGACCACATCCCGCGGACGACGCTGTCCATCGGTCGAAGCGCTGTTTCCAGGCACGCCCCAACTCTACAACGGCCTGCCAATGAGCGGGAGTTGTGTGCCAGAACCTGCCAATGCGGGCCCGGACGGTGCGGGCGCCGCCCCGCAGCCCCGCCTCAAAGGCCGGAGGGGCTGGGACCACTCAGGGCGATCACCGAGAACAGGCCGCCCTGCGGGTCGCTCAGCAGGGCGAAGCGGCCCGGGGGGATCGTCGTGGGGGGTACGTGGACCGAGCCGCCCAGTTCCTTCGCCTTCGCCGCCGCCGCGTCGCAGTCCTCGACCTGGACGTACACCATCCAGTGCGGCGGCACCTCCGGCGGGAAGTCGTCGCTCATCCGCATCATGCCGCTGAAGCTCTCCCCCTCCAGCTGCCACTCCGTGTACTCGGAGCCGCCGTAGGGCTCCGAGTCCGCGACCCAGCCGAAGACCGTCCGGTAGAACGTCTTCGCCCGGTCGGAGTCGCGCACCATCAGCTCGAACCAGCACATGCTGTCCGGCCGGGCGACGACGCCGAAGCCCTGGTGCTGCTTG
Coding sequences:
- a CDS encoding FadR/GntR family transcriptional regulator, translating into MPGNSASTDGQRRPRDVVADGLRALISGGELRVGERIPTQAELGRRFAVPRGAVRGAVELLEREGLIRRAQQGTPPTVAHPATVPTPATGRPVPEPRRHSPRPAGLFLGERVAQCFRQDEVTIDAYCLNGETLASALAGPLVAIQAEGSGPRRVAVRILLPAAEDSLALPQVIGDPSNARPRERLRITSNHIYGSLRHSLRMLKVRDLVPDVTVEARKVSITPTQKVYILNGREVLAGHYQVTERTVDLDRSPIEIYDMLGVEGMLFRHAVVDDDQVTRTYVEQTQQWFDSLWNTIARPMDPN
- a CDS encoding VOC family protein; the protein is MKIYNRPSAPTWADLSTTDVAAAKTFYGGLFGWQGADVPMKEAGGYGMFLLGDRYVGGYGPCMAPGQPVAWLAYFQVESADATAAAVTGNGGSIVAGPMDVFESGRLAVFADPEGAVFGVWQPKQHQGFGVVARPDSMCWFELMVRDSDRAKTFYRTVFGWVADSEPYGGSEYTEWQLEGESFSGMMRMSDDFPPEVPPHWMVYVQVEDCDAAAAKAKELGGSVHVPPTTIPPGRFALLSDPQGGLFSVIALSGPSPSGL